The sequence below is a genomic window from Rhizobium gallicum bv. gallicum R602sp.
GAGGAGTAAGGGGGGTCGAAAGCCGGATCGAAAGGACCAAGTGCGAGACGCCCGGCGCCGGCGGCTGCGTCAGCCAGCACCTCCGCCATGGCGTGGATGGCATTCAAGCCTTGATCGGGTCGCGACGAATGGCCCGAGCGCCCGCGGATTTCAACGCGCGCTGCTGCCTTGCCTTTATGGGCGCGGATCGCGCGCATGTTGCTCGGTTCACCGATAATCGCGCCTTCGGGCTTAGCGCAGAGTTCGGGAAGGCGCTTGATTAAATGCGGCACGCCGCGGCAGCCCGCTTCCTCGTCGTACGAAAAGGCAAAATGGATCGGTTGCGAAAGCTGCCTTGATGCGAGTTCCGGCAAGGCGGCGAGTGCTGCTGCAAGAAAGCCCTTCATATCAGAGGTGCCGCGACCGTAGAGATGATCAGCCTGCGCGCGCAACTCGAAGGGATCCGACGACCATTCCGGTTCGTTGGCCGGCACCACGTCCATGTGGCCCGAGAGGACATAGCCGGGGACGTTCTTCGGGCCAATTGTTGCGAAAAGATTCGAGCGATCGCCTTCCGGCCCCTGAAGAATGGTCACCTCCAGATTGAACCGCGCGACATAAGCGCGAACCCATTCGACGATTGCCCCGTTCGCCTGACCAACGACGGAGGGAAAAGCCACCAGCTGTTCGAGAATTTCAAAGGCTTTCATTATGGGAACCTGGGCTTGAGAGCTTCTCTGGGCATTGATACGCATCCTGTCGGGGCACGGCAGATGGCTTTGGATCAAAGCTTAGTGGCTTGTTGCCGGATTGCGTGCCGAAATCGGGCCTCTTTTCAGCGTTTTCTTCCGAAGGACAGGCTATCTCGAGCAATTCCTGTCGGCGGTGGATCGCATCCTGATCAATTGATTGCCACGACCGGTCCGACAAGATGGCCGCGCCCGAACTCGCGACACATGGAATAGCCGACGGTTTCACCGCCGAGCCTGAGCGTACAAACGGACGCGCCTTCTGAAAGGAACGCGGGGCAGTCCAGTCTCTTGCGATTGGTGCCAGAGGCCTGGGTATTGAACCTTCGATCTCATGGCGCAGGTCGCTCGGTTGCCCGTTTAGTTCCGCAGCGGAGCAGACTTGGGGGTGACGTCTCGCAGACATTGAAGCTGACCGCTTCCTTCGTGAATCCGAGCGAAATATCGAGGTTGTAGGCAGCGTCAGTCGAATTCAGCTCAGATTGCGGTCGCCCGGCTCGTCGACTGCTATCATTCACGAAAAGACCGGAGCTTTAAGGCCCGTCATCGAAACCGGTGGCGTGCGCACAAGCTCAGCGCGGAGAGGTGTTGGCCAGAACTCTACTTGTCTGCAGGGATGGATCCACCGATGGTTTGGATCCGTGGCTGCGTCGTCGGCCGGTCCCGGTCCGCAGGGATCATTGCGACAGAGCGAGTATGTTTTCATCCGGCAACACAGTCTATGCGACTGGCTTTTGTGGCTCCAGTATCGCATGGGGCGCTGGTTGGGCAGAAGGCGGCGTTCAAGATCCTCGGCGACGAGGAGCGAGCGCGGTCCGCCTTCGACTTCGATTCAGTCCCCAACGCTGTGCCGTTCTATTCCGGCATGCCGTGGTTCATCCCGATCATCTATTCGATGTGCGAGGCGACAGGAGGACCCTTCGTCGTCGCCAGAACCGCGAAGCACGCAACGGCGTTTCTCTTTCTAGGTGGCGCCGTTCGGCGAGCCGTCTTCGCTGGAGCATTCTCGAGGCACCGGCTCGGGGTCAGTTTGCGTGGGCGAGAGAAGCGATAACCAAATCGACGGACAAATTCACCGTGGCGCTGATGTGCAGGTCGCTCAACCCCTCCCAGCGAATAGCCCGCACCGTTTCCCCTTCGTCGGTCCGAATGGTTTCCACGGCCTTAGACCCACTGCCTCGATCAGATCCGTCAATGCAGCGCTCATGACATTTCGGAAATTATTATTGCAACCAAATTGATCTGTCTTGACACCAATGATTAAACCAATCCTATATTGATCGCATGTTAAACCCCGATTGGTAGCGAATGGTGCTGAACGTGAACCCAACTCCCGCACAAGAATCAATTCCTTTCTCTTCGGACGTGACCAAGGCAGTCCGGGACGCTCCTACACAACTGTTCATCGGCGGCCAGTGGATCTCCGCAAAAGGGGGTCGGACCTTCGAAGTGATCGATCCTTCGACCGCAGGTGTAATCGCCACCGTTTCCAATGGCGATATCGCCGATGGAATATCGGCGGTCGACGCGGCTGAGAGGGCCTCTGCGGATTGGAAGGCAACTTCCCCGCGGCGTCGCTCGGACGTGTTGATGAAGTGTTTTCACCTTATGCTCGAACAAGCGGAATGGCTGGCGCAACTGATCACCGTGGAAAACGGCAAGGCACTTGCGGACGCCAGGTCGGAGATCGCCTACGCGGCCGAATTTTTCCGCTGGTATGCGGAAGAGGCTGTGCGGGCACCCGGTGAATTCGGATCTGCGCCTTCAGGCGCCAATCAGATCATCGTCAGCCATGAGCCGATTGGTATCGCAGTTTTGGTTACGCCTTGGAACTTTCCTGCAGCAATGGCGACACGCAAAATGGCTCCCGCGTTGGCGGCGGGCTGTACGTGCATCCTGAAGCCGGCCGCGGAGACCCCTCTCACCGCGCTCGCGATTGGTGAAATTATGCAGCGGGCAGGCGTTCCGGCTGGAGTGGTCAACATCGTGACAACGAGGAACGCCGGACCCGTTGTTAGCGCCATGCTGCATGATAAGCGGGTACGGAAGCTCTCATTTACCGGCTCGACAGGCGTCGGCAGAGCACTGCTGCGCGAGGCTTCGGATCAAGTTGTCAGTTGTTCGATGGAGTTGGGCGGTAATGCACCCTTCATTGTATTCGACGATGCCGACCTTGAGACTGCTGTGGCTGGAGCAATGGTTGCCAAGATGCGCAATGGGGGCGAGGCCTGTACTGCTGCGAACCGCTTTTATGTCCAAAAGGGGATTCTGGCTGACTTCACCCGGCGTTTCGCGGAGGAGATGGCCGCACTCGAAGTAGGACCGGGACTGGCTCCGAATACGCAGCTTGGGCCCCTTATCACCGAGGCCGCGGTCACCAAGGTGGAACGGTTGGTGAACGACGCCGTTGCCAAGGGAGCTCGCCTGGTTACGGGTGGTAGCAGGTTGAACCGCGAGGGATTCTACTATCCGCCAACAGTGCTGGCCGACGTCTCCGCTGACGCTGAAATACTTGGCGAAGAAATTTTCGGGCCGGTTGCGCCAGTCATTGTATTTGAAACCGAGGACGAGGTCGTTCACATGGCCAACGACACCGAATACGGACTGGTGTCGTATGTGTTCAGCGGCGAGCTCAAACGTGCGCTTGCGGTAGCCGGACGGCTGGAAAGCGGCATGGTTGGAATCAACCGGGGCGTCGTCTCCGACGCTGCCGCACCGTTCGGCGGCATGAAGCAGAGCGGTCTGGGCCGCGAGGGAAGCCACCACGGCATGCTCGAATATCTCGAAACGAAATACATCGCCGCAAGCTGGTAGGCGCCGCCCGCGAGCCGCGCAGGGAGCGGCTTGACAGTCTTGTGTAACGCCAGGGAGTTTTTCAGTTCAGCACAAAGGAAGGGAGCGCAAGAATGAAACGCTTCAGAGGACCTCGCGTCAATTACCCGGGAGGGATACCTGATTGCCGGAGTTCTCGCTCTCTTGGCGCACCTGTCGAGGCCTTGGTATGAAAGATGCTCGAAACGACAAACAAGAAGAGAATCCTGGTCTCCGGCGTGGGTCATGCCGCCTCTGGCTTCTCGGCTCCGGCGGCCGACGGTCACTCCGCGCACCGAAAGCGCTCCCTCGCCTACGCTAAGAGCCTCTATTCTAGCGGCGATCGAGAGTCCTGCCGGTTCCACGGGACGATTATCCGGTTGTGAATTGTCGGCTGTAGGTGCGTCGCCATCCGACGGTTGTCCTGACAGCAGTGCGCTATACACTCCCT
It includes:
- the argE gene encoding acetylornithine deacetylase, producing the protein MKAFEILEQLVAFPSVVGQANGAIVEWVRAYVARFNLEVTILQGPEGDRSNLFATIGPKNVPGYVLSGHMDVVPANEPEWSSDPFELRAQADHLYGRGTSDMKGFLAAALAALPELASRQLSQPIHFAFSYDEEAGCRGVPHLIKRLPELCAKPEGAIIGEPSNMRAIRAHKGKAAARVEIRGRSGHSSRPDQGLNAIHAMAEVLADAAAGAGRLALGPFDPAFDPPYSSLQVGTIKGGQAVNIIPDLCSAEFEARAIAGVCPSALLTPIREKAESLRSRGLQVNWELMSEYPALSLAKDAPLAQLLKDLTGQELLAAVSYGTEAGLYQEAGIDAIICGPGDISRAHRPDEFILVDELIACQSMIETLGARLSR
- a CDS encoding NAD-dependent succinate-semialdehyde dehydrogenase; amino-acid sequence: MVLNVNPTPAQESIPFSSDVTKAVRDAPTQLFIGGQWISAKGGRTFEVIDPSTAGVIATVSNGDIADGISAVDAAERASADWKATSPRRRSDVLMKCFHLMLEQAEWLAQLITVENGKALADARSEIAYAAEFFRWYAEEAVRAPGEFGSAPSGANQIIVSHEPIGIAVLVTPWNFPAAMATRKMAPALAAGCTCILKPAAETPLTALAIGEIMQRAGVPAGVVNIVTTRNAGPVVSAMLHDKRVRKLSFTGSTGVGRALLREASDQVVSCSMELGGNAPFIVFDDADLETAVAGAMVAKMRNGGEACTAANRFYVQKGILADFTRRFAEEMAALEVGPGLAPNTQLGPLITEAAVTKVERLVNDAVAKGARLVTGGSRLNREGFYYPPTVLADVSADAEILGEEIFGPVAPVIVFETEDEVVHMANDTEYGLVSYVFSGELKRALAVAGRLESGMVGINRGVVSDAAAPFGGMKQSGLGREGSHHGMLEYLETKYIAASW